TCGTAGAGCACTGAAGCGCCGAAGGGCGCCGCACTGCCCGTGTTCTGCTGAGACGTCTTGTTGCCTCCGTACGCCGACGCCGAGACCTTGGTGCAGTTCTTGGAGATCCACTCCGAGCGGTCAGTGGCGTTCTCCTGCGACATGCCGGGCCTCGTCATCGCTCCACCGCCGGCGTTGTCCGATCCAACGACGTAGCGCAGCTCACCGCTCCCGGTCCATTTCTTCAGCTGGTCGACCGAGGGCGCGTCGTCGGAGCCCATGAAGCCGCCCATGCCGATCACCGTCTCGTCACTGTTCAGGATGAACGCGTTGGTGGCGCTGGCGCCGCCTGACACAGCGAGCTTGATCCGCGCCTTCGGTGAGTGCTTCACGGCGTAGTTGAGCATCTTGCGCTGGTCGGAGGTGAGTGCTGAGCCGCCGGACATGGCGCCAGATCCACCGGGGAAGGAGGGCAGACCGCCAGAGGCCGAGCCCGACCCACCGGGCGCACCGGGGAAACCGCTCGGGAGGCCGCTCGGGAGGCCGCTCGGCATCCCGCCGCCCTGGTCATCACCGGGCATCCCGGAGGGCATTCCACTCGACGGCTGACCGCTCTGCTGCCCCGAGCCGGAACCCCCGCCAGGGAAGCCTTCCATACCCGAAGGCATCCCGGACGGCATTCCCGACGATCCCTGATACCCCGACGAGCCCTGCCCAGGTATGCCGGACATTCCGAAGGCCGACAGCGAACTCCTCGGTCCCGCTGTCGGGTTGGCGCCGCCCATGAGACTCGACGAGCCCGAGGAAGCCGACACGTTCGCCGCCCACGCCCCCGGTGCCACGAGCATCGACACCACCGCGGCAGCCGCCCCTCCCAGGAGCAGGTTCCCACCGCGCCGGGACAGAAGGAGTGCGATCGCCGCGCAGCCGATCAGCAGCACGGGCCAGATGAGCCACCCGTTCCAGTCCGGCGTACGGCGGATCAGAACCATCGCCCAGCCCGCCGTCACCGCCACGGCCGCCGCACCGGCCCAGGGAGCCCACGTCACGCCGACTCGGTGGACACGGACCAGGGACGCCAGCATCCCACCGCACAAGGCAGCGATCGCCGGGGCCAACTGGGTCGTGTAGTACGGGTGGAAGATGCCCTTCTGCGTGGAGAACACGGCCACGCACACGATCAGCCAGGTCCCCCACAGCAGCCAACCCGGGACGGGCAGCACGCCGGACCGGTCCAGTCGCCCGCGGCGGAGCAGCACCGTGCACACGACCGCGAGCGCCAGGGCTATGGCGCAGGTCGGCAGCAGCCAGCTGATCTGTCCGCCGACCTGGGTGTTGAACATGCGGCCGAGACCCGCTGCGCCGCCGAAGCCTCCGCCCATGCCGCCCATCGTCTGCGACGAGCCGTCGCTGGAGCCGAGGACCCGGCCAAGGCCGTTGTACCCGACCACCAGGTCCCAGGCCGACCCGTCCTCGCTGCCGCCGATGTACGGCCGGTCCCCCGGCCAGAGCGCCACCATCGCTACCCACCACAGTGAGGACACCGCCAGCACCGCACCCGCGGTCAGCAACCTCCACACCCGGGCGGCCCACGCTCCCCCGCCCCCCACGAGCCAGGCGAGAGTGAACGCGGGGACGACCATCCAGGCAGCGAGCATCTTGGTGAGGAACCCGCACCCGATCAGGAACCCGCTCGCGCACAGCCACCAGGTCGCCGCCCGGCCGCCGGTCTGCAGGGCACGGGTGAGCGCGTACGCCGCCGACACCAGCAGCAGGACGAGCAGGGTGTCGGGATTGTTGTCCCGGTTGATGGCGACGGTGATGGGGGTGAGGGTGAGGACCACGGCGGCCAGCAGCGCGGCCGGCTCCCCCGCCCAGCGGCGCACGGTGCGGTGCAGCACGAACACGCCGGCCACGCCCTCGATCACCTGCGGGAGGATCAGCGCCCACCCGTGCAGCCCGAAGATCTTGCTGCTGACGACCTGGGGCCACAGCGCGGCGGGAGGCTTGTCGATGGTGACGACTCCGGCCGGGTCGTAGGAGCCGAAGAGGAAGTAGGTCCAGCTCTTCCCCATCGATTTCACGGCAGCGGAGTAATAGCTGTTGCCCCACCCCAGCGAACCGAGCGCCCAGCCGTACAGCACGGCTGCGACGAGCAGGATCGCGCCGAGAGCGGCCGGCGCCGCCCAGGCGAGCAGGGAGCGAGGAGGAGTTTCCGGGGGACTGTCGGACACCGGCGTGACGGACAGGGTCCGGTGGGACTCGTTCATGGAAGGAATTCAGCTCTCGTCAGAAGTCTCGGTGGCGGGGCTTGGGTCAGGCGGTGGTCTTGCTGCGGAAGACAGCGAGCCGCAGCACGGCGAAGCGGACGGCGGTGACCGCGACGGACGCGACGGCCAGGACGACGGTCTCGGCAGCCGCCGAGGCCCCGGGGTCGGTGTGCCTGAACCACAGCACGGCCCCGGAAGTGACCAGGTAACCGAGCACGAACAGTGCACCCGCGCCCAGATGTGCCCGCGCGGGCCGCGTTTCGACCTGCCGGAAGGTGAGGCGGCGGTTCGCCTCGGTGTTCAGCACCGTCAGGAGCAGCAGCGACACTAGGTTGGCGGCTGCGGGCTCCCACCAGCCGCGCAGCAGCCAGTACAGCAGCGCCTGCCCGATGGTCGAGGCGATGCCGATCGCGAGGAAGCAGCCGATCTCCCACGACAGCACGCCCCGCCCCGTCGGGGTTGCGAGCACGGCGTCCGGGTGCTCGGCAGCCGGTGCGGGGCGGCGGGGCAGTTCGATGCGGGCGGCGCCGGACGCCTTCAGCCGCGCCATCCGCCACAGCCCCTTGAGGTCGTCGGTGGCCGTGCTCACCACGTCGACCCTGGTGTCGACGTCCTCCACCCAGTCGACCGGCACCTCGTGGACACGCAGCCGGTTGTGCTCGGCGAGCAGCAACAGTTCGGTGTCGAAGAACCAGGCGTCGTCCCGGGTCACCTTCAGCAGAGGGCGCAGCACCTCCGTACGGGCGGCCTTGAATCCGCACTGGGCGTCGGTGAAGCGCACGCCGTGCGTGAGCCGGATGATTGCGTTGTAGCAGCGGGAGACGAACTCGCGGCGCGGCCCGCGCACAGTACGCGCGCCCGGCGCTAGTCGACTGCCGATCGCGATGTCGGAGTGCCCTGTGGCGAGCGGGGCGACGAGCGGCAGCAGCCCGTCCAGACCGGTGGACAGGTCCACGTCCATGTAGGCCACGATGTCCGCGTCGCTGCACGCCCACACGAGGCGCAGGGCCAGGCCGCGGCCTTTGCGGTCCAGGTGCACGACGTCAATGCCGGGCAGCTCCGCCGCGAGGCGGCGGGCGACGGTGAGCGTGCCGTCTGTGCTGGCGTTGTCGGCGACGGTGATGCGCCAGGGGAACGGGAAGCTTTCGGTCAGCCGTGCGTGCAGGGTACGCACGCAGCCGGGCAGAGCGCGTTCCTCGTTGTAGACGGGCACGACGATCTCCACCCTCGCCGTCCCGGACCCGGCGTGGGCGGGCCCGCCTGGGGCTTGGAAGGCGACGGTCCGGCCGGGGCTGTGCGTGAAAGCCGTGCTGTGGGGGGTGGGTGACATGGCTTCCTCAGGGGAGACGGGACATGGGGTGCGGCTCCATAGGGCTGATCGCGAACAGAGCACGACTCTCACCCACGCCACTGGGAGACCCGGGAGAGGAAAGCGAGAACTGACAGAGAGTCAGGTGGCGGTAGCCGGATCACAGCGCTACGGCAGGCCTTCGCAGCCTCGGGCGGCGCTGCCCCACCCCCCCCTGCCGCCCCACAGGCTCCGTCGTAGCCCACGGCACGGTGCTTGAACGCCAGTGGCTGAATTGTTCTGCTGATCATTGCCGGGGGGATGTCGGGGCGGGGCGGCGAATGTCAGATGGCGGCGGGAGCGAAACCCGGACCGCGCCAGTCCAGTCCTTGTCACGGTGCGGATGAAAATCCCTGCCTCCGCCGCCGTTCCGCGAACGACGCTTCCTCGCCCTCTTGCCCTCAGTCGCCTGCGTTTGAAGTGGCACCCCCTCACCTCCACGCTCGCCGGGATGTACACCGGGCTGTGCTTTATCCCCCTGGCCTTGGGGGCACTGGCCGGGGCCGCCGCTCTGGTCGGGCCGCCCAGGTGGCGAAGGCCGCAGGCGCGATGCTGCTGGCCGGCCCCAACCTGCTGGTCGTGGCGCTGACCTCGGGCCTGGGGTCCTCCTGGCACGCGGCCATCCAGCAGCAGCAGAGCGAAGCCGGCGGCATGATGGGCGGGTTCGGTGGCACCGGCACTCCTCTGGGCGGCGAGGGCATGAACCACTCCGTCGCCGTCAGCAGCTGGTCCGAAACAGGGTCTGCCGCTGTGGCTCATCGGCCTGATCGTCCTGCTGGGTCTCCTGGCCCGTGCGGGCTGCCTGGCCGCGGCCCGCACCCCGGTGCGCACGGCGCGCCAGGAAGCGGACGCATTGCTGGGCCGCCATGTGGAGCTCGCACTGCGTGCGGGTGTCACGGTCGGCATGGCGACGATGGTCTTCTGCCTGACGGCACAGGGATCCGCTCAGATCGGAATGAGCATGATCGGCAGCGAGATGGGAGGCATGACGGCCGGGTCCACTCGGCAGTCCGCCTGTCCGGGCTCACCGGGTTCGTCCTGGCCGCCGTGTGCGCGTACGGCGGCAGCCGCCTGCACGCGCTGCGGAGTTCACGGCGCGCCCCAGTCGGGCCTCCTACGCTCAAGGCAGGCCGCGTCCGGCGGGCTGCCACCCGGTGAATCCCCGCAGGCGTTCAGCTCCGCCACTCCGGCCGCGCCGGAGAGAGACTGCGGCGCTCGGGAGTGACGGTCAGGGCAGCGTGAAGCGCCCCGTCGAGCTGTACCGCCTCCGGACTCGAGCACGTGCCCGACGATAGGCCGGGCCTCCTGCTGATCCCGCAGGCGCGGTGCTGAGTCGAGTGCGGGCATGCGATGGTCGGCGGGGAGCCGAGGCACCCCGCCGGCCAGGGAATCACCGATGACTCAGGCGCCGTGCACCGCGGCGTCGAGCTCGGCCGCGTCGGACCAGCTACCGTGGAAGCCCATGGGGACCCGGTGGTTGAGCTTGATCCGGGCGATGGGCGTGCCGGTGAAGTCCTGGGCTTCCTGGACGATGACCTCGCTGCGGTCGGTGGTCGGGTCCCACCAGATCGACAGCAGCCAGCCGTCGTCCTCGGCCTGGGCGCCGGGGCGGGGCACGAAGACGGGCTCGCCCGGGGAGGTCAGGACGCCGTCGAGTGTCTGCATCGACGTCTCGCCCGTGCGGTAGTCGTGCTTGGCCAGGCCGTCGGTGAACCAGTCGCCGGCTCCACGTGTCGTCGTGTAGTAGCCGTACTGGTGGGACAGTCCCGCTCGCTGGTCGTTGATCCGGGGGAACTCTCCCTGAATGTCGGTGACCTCGATGTCCCTGCTCTTGCCCGTGGTGAGGTCGAGCTCCCAGCGCCAGGGGGTGGTGATGATCTCCTTGAACCACCAGTTCCAGTCCCCGCCCGGCGGCGGTGACTCCAGGTCCTTCAGGGTGGGGCCGAACTGGCCGACGCGGTGCCCGTCGACGATGATCTTCGTGCCGTCCTGGTAGGCGTTGAGGAAGTGTGACGTGGAAAAGGCGTCGGAGGCTTCTACCCACGTCACCTCGCCTGTCCTGCGATGCATGACGGCCCAGCGGCACTGGTCCAGCTTCTCCGGTTCCCAGACCGTCGAAGGCTGACCGTTCATGATGCGTTCGAAGCGTGCCGTCGCCGGGCTGACCAGCCAGATCGCGTAGTCGGTGGTGACGGCGTAGTCATGGGTGAGGGCGGGGAACCCCAGGTCGACCGAGTGACGGTCGAGGATGTTCCCGTGGCGGTCGGCTCGATACCACGTGATCGCGCCG
Above is a window of Streptomyces griseorubiginosus DNA encoding:
- a CDS encoding glycosyltransferase; the encoded protein is MSPTPHSTAFTHSPGRTVAFQAPGGPAHAGSGTARVEIVVPVYNEERALPGCVRTLHARLTESFPFPWRITVADNASTDGTLTVARRLAAELPGIDVVHLDRKGRGLALRLVWACSDADIVAYMDVDLSTGLDGLLPLVAPLATGHSDIAIGSRLAPGARTVRGPRREFVSRCYNAIIRLTHGVRFTDAQCGFKAARTEVLRPLLKVTRDDAWFFDTELLLLAEHNRLRVHEVPVDWVEDVDTRVDVVSTATDDLKGLWRMARLKASGAARIELPRRPAPAAEHPDAVLATPTGRGVLSWEIGCFLAIGIASTIGQALLYWLLRGWWEPAAANLVSLLLLTVLNTEANRRLTFRQVETRPARAHLGAGALFVLGYLVTSGAVLWFRHTDPGASAAAETVVLAVASVAVTAVRFAVLRLAVFRSKTTA
- a CDS encoding ArnT family glycosyltransferase, whose translation is MNESHRTLSVTPVSDSPPETPPRSLLAWAAPAALGAILLVAAVLYGWALGSLGWGNSYYSAAVKSMGKSWTYFLFGSYDPAGVVTIDKPPAALWPQVVSSKIFGLHGWALILPQVIEGVAGVFVLHRTVRRWAGEPAALLAAVVLTLTPITVAINRDNNPDTLLVLLLVSAAYALTRALQTGGRAATWWLCASGFLIGCGFLTKMLAAWMVVPAFTLAWLVGGGGAWAARVWRLLTAGAVLAVSSLWWVAMVALWPGDRPYIGGSEDGSAWDLVVGYNGLGRVLGSSDGSSQTMGGMGGGFGGAAGLGRMFNTQVGGQISWLLPTCAIALALAVVCTVLLRRGRLDRSGVLPVPGWLLWGTWLIVCVAVFSTQKGIFHPYYTTQLAPAIAALCGGMLASLVRVHRVGVTWAPWAGAAAVAVTAGWAMVLIRRTPDWNGWLIWPVLLIGCAAIALLLSRRGGNLLLGGAAAAVVSMLVAPGAWAANVSASSGSSSLMGGANPTAGPRSSLSAFGMSGIPGQGSSGYQGSSGMPSGMPSGMEGFPGGGSGSGQQSGQPSSGMPSGMPGDDQGGGMPSGLPSGLPSGFPGAPGGSGSASGGLPSFPGGSGAMSGGSALTSDQRKMLNYAVKHSPKARIKLAVSGGASATNAFILNSDETVIGMGGFMGSDDAPSVDQLKKWTGSGELRYVVGSDNAGGGAMTRPGMSQENATDRSEWISKNCTKVSASAYGGNKTSQQNTGSAAPFGASVLYDCAAR
- a CDS encoding carotenoid oxygenase family protein; protein product: MWDPSNMFLNGPYAPWREEGEAFDLEIEGQLPDGLSGALFRVGPSPLYRPQNPSRYHWFDGDGMVHAIFLRDGRATYRNRYVQTSGLKEEKELGRAIYGGFMNGRDTPLPPGKFPNNPANTHVQLYGDRLLAFCEGYPPRELRPDTLETVSEQYNFRGGVVGPLTAHHKVDPTNGDFLTFGNMDGAITWYRADRHGNILDRHSVDLGFPALTHDYAVTTDYAIWLVSPATARFERIMNGQPSTVWEPEKLDQCRWAVMHRRTGEVTWVEASDAFSTSHFLNAYQDGTKIIVDGHRVGQFGPTLKDLESPPPGGDWNWWFKEIITTPWRWELDLTTGKSRDIEVTDIQGEFPRINDQRAGLSHQYGYYTTTRGAGDWFTDGLAKHDYRTGETSMQTLDGVLTSPGEPVFVPRPGAQAEDDGWLLSIWWDPTTDRSEVIVQEAQDFTGTPIARIKLNHRVPMGFHGSWSDAAELDAAVHGA